The sequence TTGACCAAACATAATTTAGTCCTCCGCCAGTGGTTTGAAGCGGCGCAATTCTGTTAAACGGTAGCCTGTGTAGTTACCCAACATCAAAATGATAGACAGGATAATCAGCTGCATACCAATAAAGTTAAAGGTCAGGTGCTGGATGTAGCTGTTGGTCATCGCAAGATAAACCAATACTGCCGTTAACAGTGAACCGCCACCTTGCAATACCACTTCTTTAGCGCCTTCTTCTTCCCAAAGAATCGACATACGTTCGATAGTCCAAGAAAGAATGATCATAGGGAAGAAGGTAATAGAAAGTCCTTCCACTAGGCCAATGTTAAACGCCACTATGGTAAATACAGAAATAATCAAAATTACGGTAATGATAACCGCGGATATCCGTGCCACTAACAGCAAGTTGAGCTTGGAGAGATAGCTTCGAATCACCAAACCTGTGCCCACAATCAGTAAGAAGCCGACAATACCGGTCAAAAGCTGGGTCTGCACAAAGGCAACCGCAATCAGTACGGGCATGAAAGTACCAGAGGTTTTCAAGCCGATAATAATACGCAGGAATACCACAATCAGCGCGCCAATAGGGATAAGCATGATGGTTTTAAACATCGATTGCTCTTCTAGAGGTAGGCTATGAATAGAGAAGTTCAGTAGATCGTCAGCATTCACTTTGCTGGCGGTCGCCGCTCTTGGGGTAATATCTTGCGCAATCATAGAGAACAACACTTGGCTATTACGACCACCGGTAACGTCAAGTAGTGAGACGTTGGATTGATCCCAAATCAGCGTGTTTTCGCTCTTTTCTTGTGCGCCAGTATCGGCATTAAACAAGATCCAGTTGTCACCGTTCCATACTTCCACCATAGGGGTGATAGATTGGCGACGACGTCCGTCTTCTAAATGCACAACCCCAACTGTTTTATTTTGCACTTCAGCAAAAGAGAGCAGGGCAGCTAACGCTTCTTGCTTAGTAAACTGGTTAAGCAGTAGCGCGGCATTTTGACTGTTTGCATCATTGAGTTTACGAATCACCTCACGGGCTAAGGTTTCATCGTTAGCACTGCGCTTAGTTGCTTCATCAACAATAGCTTGCGCGGCAGCCTGCTGAGGGCCATCAAAGGTAGGTGCTTCAATTGGACCTTCCGGCGGAACAGCTTTTACTTTCGCCTGTGGGTCGACTAAAAATTGAGCTTTGTAGTAAATGGTTTGTGGGCCATCGGCATAACGAATAGTCCACTCGGCGCGACGGCCAATATCAGAATCTACATACGCCACACCATAGCCAGGTGAAGATGCGGATTCATCCACTAGTGTAAAACCATTTTGAGTCCCAGGAGCAGCTAGTGACACTGTAACGGGCTCACCTTGTGCAACCAATTCAACTCGCGCTTCAATATCCCAAAGTTCGCGACTTTCTCCTGGTGTCCATGGAACACCGTAAGCGGTGTGTCGCATAATGGATAGCGCGGCACCGGCCACTACCAGCAGGGCGATAAATATGTAAAACGGCACTCTTGAAGTCATAACAATCCTTATTATATTTGCGACCTAATGTGTCACTGCAGTTTTTTTGTTTGAATAAATACTTTACTGACATCCACTAAAGCAATGTCCTTAATAAACTCGCGTCCCAGAAGCACTGGATGGCTCATGTGCGAGCGGTCGGTTAATGTAAATTGCGCTTTTTGTCTTACATCTCCTAGGCTAATCCACAGCTCAACCACTGGTCGTCTGTGTGATTCGGTAGCATTAGATTGACGAACTTTTGCCCATCGAATAAAGGGAGCCTCGACAACGATAGGTTCTTTTTGTGCTTTTTCATCGCCATCTGCGGCAGGTTTATCGGCGGATTTCTCGTCAGAGATAGTAAATTTCACCCACTTTTTACCGTCACGCTCAAACTTGTGAATGTCTGTGGCATTTAAAGAGGATGTGGCAGCGCCTGTATCTATGCGGGCCTCAAATGATTTATCAATTTCTTTAAAATGCACTGTTTCAATAGAGCCTAGCACCACTAAATTGTCATTGGGTGGCAGTTTCTTAGGTTTTTCAGGCTCTTTTTTAGTTTGAGCTTGGGACTGAAACTCAAGTAGCGCTCGTGCATTGTGCTTGGCTAAGTTATTTACACGAGTAGACATCACTAAAATTTGCTTTTGTAGCTTTTCTATCTGGGCATTTTGCTGCTCGATTGATGCACTTACATCACCGATTTGCTTTGATAAGTTCTCTTCTGATGACTTAACAGCCTGCATAGATTCCGTTCTATATTGTTGTGTTTCTTGTTGGGTTGCTTTAGACGGAACACATCCAGATAAAAGCACGATTCCGGATAACGCGATAAAATGCTTGAGCATCGAAAACCTATTCATATTTGTTGTTGGCTCTGTCTCTGGCGAAAACGGCCCAGATTCATAAAATTAAGTGTAGAACACTTATTGCAAATTTTCGTCAGTCCAAGAAAAAAACTTCTTGGACTTTCAATGTTTTAACTAGGATTTTTAGCAATAAGTATTGCGCGTCGTGGAGCAGGATACCCTTCAATTGTTTTGCTAGGGTCTTCTGGGTCTAAATACTCAGGCAACGAGTTGTGCGTCATCCATTGTGTGGTTCTTTGCTCTCCAACAGATGTGGTGTTTTCATCCACAATTTTAACGTCAACTAAACCACATTTTTCCATCCACACCTTCAGCGCTTTTGCTGATGGGAAGAAATACACGTTGCGCATTTGTGCGTAGCGATCGGCTGGCACCAATACCGCGTTCTCATCCCCTTCAATGACTAAGGTTTCAAGAATCAACTCACCGCCGGGTAACAGTTGATTTTTCAATTGCAGAATATGATCAAGTGGAGAGCGTCGGTGATACAACACACCCATACTAAAGACAGTATCGAATGCGTTTAATTCAGGTAATTGCTCGATACCTAACGGGAGCAGGTGAATACGTTGGTCGTTGTTCATCAACTTACGCACCGCTTCAAACTGCACTAAGAACAAGTGTGAGGGGTCAATCCCAACACATAATCTTGCGCCAGCTCCCAGCATACGCCACATGTGATAACCATTGCCGCAACCTACATCTAATACTGAGCGGTTTTCAAGTGGGGAAATATGCGGTAGCAATCGATCCCATTTCCAGTCCGAGCGCCATTCCGTATCAATATGAATATCGTGTAAAGTAAACGGGCCTTTACGCCAAGGGTGGAAGGTTTTAAGTAGGTTTTCTAGTTTCTTTTTCTCGCCATCAATAAGAGGCTGAGTGTTAGAAACATTCACTTCATACTTAAGTTCAATGGTGTCAGGCGTTAACGCAGGGATCTTATTAAGCGCTCGTAACCAACGATCAAAGTCGCCATGTTCGGCACTTTGCCAGTCGGCAAGTTGTTTAGGTAAAGTTTCTAGCCACGGCTGTAGGCGCGTGTCTTGAGCGATTAATTGATAAAAATTGGCGAAATTAAACATGCAATTCAACTTGTTAGGAACATTTATTTTAGCGAGCAAAAGATACACCGACTCAACAAAAATTGATAGTTTTTCTCGGAGTATAGTGTCAAAACTAGGTCAATTGATGGCGGTTTGAATAATGCATCACAGAGTTTGAAATTTCCCAGTTTTATACACGCGAAAAGTATAGATATAAGCAAGGTTTTTAGTCAATTTCACAGACCTAATGAGTAAAATGATGTAAGCAGAAGGGCATTACACATCTAGAAACTTGCAATCGATTGGGTATAATGTTCCAACTTTAACGTCTAATTCTAGGCGTCACATTGGATAACATTATAGGAACAGTAATGATTTTAGTTGTTGGTCATAAAAACCCAGATAGCGATAGTATTTGTTCAGCATTGGCTGCTACCGAACTTCTTAAGGCACGTGGCCTAGACGCTAAGCCTATTCGTCAAGGCGAAATCAACCGCGAAACAGCACACATCTTAGAAGTTGCTGGCGTTGAGCAACCTGAGTTTCGTGACTCAGTTGCCGGTGAAAAAATCTGGTTGGTTGATTACAGTGATTTAGCGCAAGCACCTGACGATGTAAACGAAGCTGAAATCTTGGGTATTGTTGATCACCACCGTCTTGGTGACGTGATGACAGTAAACCCACTTGAAGCGTGGATCTGGCCTGTAGGTTGTTCTTGTACTGTTCTTTTCAACATGTTCAAAATTGAAGGTGCTGAAATTACTCCTGCAATCGCAAAACTTATGATGTCTGCTATTTTGTCTGACACAGTAGGTTTCGCTTCTCCAACATGTACGCAAAAAGATAAAGACGCGGTACAAGAGCTTGCAAAAATTGCCGGTGTTGACGATGTAGACGCATTCATCAAAGCGCTATTGATTGCTAAAACAGACATTGAAGGTCTAACTCCTGCACAACTTGTTGAGAAAGATCTTAAAGCGTACCCATTCAACGGTCGTGATGTGGTTGTTGGTCAAATCGAACTGGCGACTTTAGAGCAAGTAGACGGTCAAATTGAAGCACTAGAGCAAGACTTAGTGCGTCGCTGTGAAGAAGATAGCCTAGCTTTTGCCGCAGTAATGCTAACAGACATCACTACAGCAACAACTCGTCTTCTATACAAAGGTGAGTGGGCCGCTAAGCTAGATAAGCACGCAGATAACGGCGTTCTTATGATGGAAAATACGCTAAGCCGTAAGAAACAAGGCTGGCCTTGGTTACAAGCTGAGCTAGTATAATTCTAAGCTAAGTTTTCCAATATAAGCATCAATAAAAAGGGCTGGATGAGTGATCATCCAGCCCTTTGTTATGAGTGTTATTTAGAGTAGTTGGGCGCAGTAAAGAAATGATTATCAACCAGTTTTTTAGTAATAGGGTGCGCAGGTTCAGACAGCACTTGTTGGGTATCTCCAGCCTCTACCACTTCACCGTTTGCCATCACCATCACTTTATCTGAAATGTGCTTAACAATGCCTATTTGTTGCGACACATAGATAAACGACAGTCCCATTTCGTCTTGCAGTTCTAACAACAGGTTGATGATCTGCGAGCGCATCGCCATATCTAAACCGTTAAGTGCTTCATCGGCAATAATAATTGAAGGCTGCAAAATAAGAGCTCTGGCAATACAGACCCTTTGCTTTTGTCCAGCAGCTAACATTTGCGGATAAAAATAGGCATGTTCTGCCAGCAGGCCGACTCGTTTTAAGGTGCTAATGACTCGCTTTTTACGCGCCTCTGGCGTCATAGCGGTGTTTCTTTTTAGCGGCCCTTCTAAAATTCGCCCAATTTGGATGCGCGGATTAAGTGAAGAGTTAGGGTCTTGGAACACGACCCGAATCAGCTTACAGCGCGTGGAATAATCTTTGTGCTCAAGCTTTTCGCCATTCACAAAAATCTCGCCAGAGCTAGGCTCAATTACGCCCGCAATCATCTTAGCTAAAGTGGATTTACCCGATGAGTTTTGCCCAATTAACGCTAAGGTTTGTCCCGGTTCTAAGGTAAAGCTGACGGGTTTTACCGCCTCAAAATGTTGCTTTCTAAATAAGCCGTAGCGGTTAACGAAAGTTTTGCTTAGGTTTCTCACCTCTAATAATGAGCTCATTCAACAACCTTAGTATTAAGAGGGAAGTGACAGTTGTACTTATGGCCTTTTTCCTTTTTAGAAAAAGGCGCTTTTACGCATTTGTGTTGCGCATAAGGACAGCGAGGCCCAAGGCGGCAACCAATTGGCAAATGCTGTAATGGTGGAATACTGCCCGATAGCGACTGTAGTTTCTGTTTGTGCGGAAGACGGCCACTAAAGTCAGGAAGCGCC is a genomic window of Vibrio neonatus containing:
- a CDS encoding ATP-dependent zinc protease family protein → MLKHFIALSGIVLLSGCVPSKATQQETQQYRTESMQAVKSSEENLSKQIGDVSASIEQQNAQIEKLQKQILVMSTRVNNLAKHNARALLEFQSQAQTKKEPEKPKKLPPNDNLVVLGSIETVHFKEIDKSFEARIDTGAATSSLNATDIHKFERDGKKWVKFTISDEKSADKPAADGDEKAQKEPIVVEAPFIRWAKVRQSNATESHRRPVVELWISLGDVRQKAQFTLTDRSHMSHPVLLGREFIKDIALVDVSKVFIQTKKLQ
- a CDS encoding inactive transglutaminase family protein, which codes for MTSRVPFYIFIALLVVAGAALSIMRHTAYGVPWTPGESRELWDIEARVELVAQGEPVTVSLAAPGTQNGFTLVDESASSPGYGVAYVDSDIGRRAEWTIRYADGPQTIYYKAQFLVDPQAKVKAVPPEGPIEAPTFDGPQQAAAQAIVDEATKRSANDETLAREVIRKLNDANSQNAALLLNQFTKQEALAALLSFAEVQNKTVGVVHLEDGRRRQSITPMVEVWNGDNWILFNADTGAQEKSENTLIWDQSNVSLLDVTGGRNSQVLFSMIAQDITPRAATASKVNADDLLNFSIHSLPLEEQSMFKTIMLIPIGALIVVFLRIIIGLKTSGTFMPVLIAVAFVQTQLLTGIVGFLLIVGTGLVIRSYLSKLNLLLVARISAVIITVILIISVFTIVAFNIGLVEGLSITFFPMIILSWTIERMSILWEEEGAKEVVLQGGGSLLTAVLVYLAMTNSYIQHLTFNFIGMQLIILSIILMLGNYTGYRLTELRRFKPLAED
- the cmoB gene encoding tRNA 5-methoxyuridine(34)/uridine 5-oxyacetic acid(34) synthase CmoB — its product is MFNFANFYQLIAQDTRLQPWLETLPKQLADWQSAEHGDFDRWLRALNKIPALTPDTIELKYEVNVSNTQPLIDGEKKKLENLLKTFHPWRKGPFTLHDIHIDTEWRSDWKWDRLLPHISPLENRSVLDVGCGNGYHMWRMLGAGARLCVGIDPSHLFLVQFEAVRKLMNNDQRIHLLPLGIEQLPELNAFDTVFSMGVLYHRRSPLDHILQLKNQLLPGGELILETLVIEGDENAVLVPADRYAQMRNVYFFPSAKALKVWMEKCGLVDVKIVDENTTSVGEQRTTQWMTHNSLPEYLDPEDPSKTIEGYPAPRRAILIAKNPS
- a CDS encoding manganese-dependent inorganic pyrophosphatase, which encodes MILVVGHKNPDSDSICSALAATELLKARGLDAKPIRQGEINRETAHILEVAGVEQPEFRDSVAGEKIWLVDYSDLAQAPDDVNEAEILGIVDHHRLGDVMTVNPLEAWIWPVGCSCTVLFNMFKIEGAEITPAIAKLMMSAILSDTVGFASPTCTQKDKDAVQELAKIAGVDDVDAFIKALLIAKTDIEGLTPAQLVEKDLKAYPFNGRDVVVGQIELATLEQVDGQIEALEQDLVRRCEEDSLAFAAVMLTDITTATTRLLYKGEWAAKLDKHADNGVLMMENTLSRKKQGWPWLQAELV
- a CDS encoding peptide ABC transporter ATP-binding protein, with amino-acid sequence MSSLLEVRNLSKTFVNRYGLFRKQHFEAVKPVSFTLEPGQTLALIGQNSSGKSTLAKMIAGVIEPSSGEIFVNGEKLEHKDYSTRCKLIRVVFQDPNSSLNPRIQIGRILEGPLKRNTAMTPEARKKRVISTLKRVGLLAEHAYFYPQMLAAGQKQRVCIARALILQPSIIIADEALNGLDMAMRSQIINLLLELQDEMGLSFIYVSQQIGIVKHISDKVMVMANGEVVEAGDTQQVLSEPAHPITKKLVDNHFFTAPNYSK